In Desulfovibrio sp., the genomic window GACTCGCTGGAACTTGCCCGCCGCGTGCCCGGCATCGAGGCGGCCCACATCGTCTTTTGCGGCGTGTACTTCATGGGCGAATCGGCCGCCCTGCTTGCCAAGCCCGGCCAGAGCGTGCACCTGCCAAGCATGGATGCCGACTGCCTCATGTCGCGCCAGACGCCAGCCCCCCTCGCCCGAAAGGTACTGGAACAGCTGGCCGCCACAGGCCGCAAGATCATACCGCTGGCATACGTCAACACCGATCTGGCCCTCAAGGCCGTGGTGGGCGAATTTGGCGGCGCGGTGTGCACCTCGGCCAATGCCAAGATCATGATGCGCTGGGCGCTGGATCAGGGCGACGGTGTGCTCTTTCTGCCCGACAGGCATTTGGGCAACAATACCGCAGAAGCTCTCGGCATCGGGGAAAATGAACGCCACGTGCTGCGCGTGGGCGCTGCCGGGCTGGTGCAGCCCGAAACCCAGGCCCTTGACCGCAAGCTGCTGCTGTGGCCCGGCTGTTGCGCCATCCACGCCCGCTTTGAACCCGATGATGTGGAAGCCATACGCGCCGAACATCCCGGTTGCCGCGTTATCGCCCACCCCGAATGCAGGCAGGAAGTTATCGAAGCCTGCGACGGCGCGGGTTCCACCTCGTACCTCATCAAGGAGGCGGCCCGCGTTGCCGCCGAGGCCCCCGGTTCCACCCTTGTTGTAGGCACAGAAAACAATCTTGTGTACCGCCTGGCCGAGCGCCACGCAGGACAGTGCACCATTGTGCCGCTTGGGCACGCTGTTTGCGGCAACATGGCCAAGGTTACGGAAAAGAAGCTTCTGGCCACGCTGCAAAACGTGGCCGCCGGAGCAGCCTCGCCTCTGCAAATAGAGGAGAAACTCTGCCCCCCCGCCCGTCTCTCCCTAACCCGCATGCTAGAAGCCTGCGGAAACTGAGGTTTGCACCGTGAATTCTATTCGCCGTCATGTGCCTGTGCTTATCATTGGCTCAGGCGTTGCCGGGTGCACCGCTGCGCTCACACTGGCCGACTCCGGCTGCGACGTTCTGCTGCTCAACGCTGGCGACAGGCTGGCCGATGGCAACTCAGAACTGGCCCAGGGCGGCATAATCTATCAGGCCACCCCCACGCCAGAGCATCCCTCTGACGCCCAGGCGCTGGAAAAAGACATTCTGGTTGCCGGGCACAATTACAACTACAACAAGGCCGTCAACTTTCTGTGCGCGCAGGGCCCCCTGTGTGTGGACGAGGTACTGATCAACCGCGCCCAGGTTCCCTTTGACCGCAACGAAGACGGCACGTTCAACCTCACCCGCGAGGGCGGGCACTCTACCCCCCGCATTCTGCACTGCGCCGATTTTTCGGGCCGGGCCATCATGGACGGCCTGAGCGCACAGGTCATGGCTCACCCGCGCATCACCCGGCTGCACCGCCGCGCCGCCATCGACCTTTTGACCAGCCACCACCACGCGCGAGCCTCGCAGTACCGCTACGAAGTACGCAACCGCTGCCTCGGCGCCTATGTTCTCAACGAAGAAACCGGCGAAACAGAAACCATTCTGGCCGACTGGACAGTGCTTGCCACCGGCGGCGTGGGGCAGGTTTTTCTGCATTCCACCAATGCCCCCGGCTGCGTGGGCACGGGCGTTTCCATGGCCTTTCGCGCGGGCGTTGACCTCGCCAACCTCGAGTTCATGCAGTTTCACCCCACAGCGCTGTACGAAGAACGCAGCAACCGCCGCTCGCTCATCACCGAGGCCATGCGCGGCGAGGGTGCGCGCTTGCTCGACCACAAGGGCCGCGCCTTTATGAGCGACCACGACCCCAGGGGCGACCTTGCCCCGCGCGATGTGGTAGCCCAGGCCATGATGGACGAAATGCTGCACAACGGCGCGCCCTGCCTGTATCTGGACGTGAGCGGCGTTGAGCAGGATATTCCCACGCGCTTTCCCACCGTGTACGAAAAGTGCCGCGAGGCGGGCATCAACATTCTCAGGGAACCCATTCCCGTGGTTCCGGCCGCCCACTATTTCTGCGGCGGCGTGCTCACCGACATTCATGGCCGCACCTCGCTGCACGGCCTCTACGCCATCGGCGAATGCGCCTGCACCGGTCTGCATGGCGCCAACCGGCTTGCCAGCACCTCGCTGCTTGAGGCACTGGTGTGGGGTGTCAGCAGCGGCAAGGATCTGGCCCACCGCGTGCTGGCCGAAAGCGGTCTGCCCAAGGCTCTGGCCGCAGCTATCCCCGACTGGCGGCACGAAGGCGACGAACGCAGGGACGACCCAGCCCTCGTGGCGCAGGACTGGGCCAACATCCGCAACACCATGTGGAACTATGTGGGCATTGCCCGTACAGAAGCCCGCCTGCGCCGTGCCTTTGAAGACATGCGCGACCTCGTGCGGCATATCCACGACTTTTACAAGCGCACGCGCATATCGCGCCGCCTGGTGGACCTTTTCCACGGTTCGCAAACATCGTATATCATCACTCAGGCCGCGCTGCGCAACAAGGTCAGCATTGGCTGCCACCACCGCGTGGAGTGAGATGCCGATTGACTTGTGCCAGCCAGTTCGCACAGAGTGCTGCGGGGCAGGCTGTAACTGCCGTGTGGGCCGGTTTTACCGCCCGCACACGCCCCGCTGGCAGAACACCTTAATCACGGTCCCACAGGCAGTGGGTGCGGCATGACCGCAAAGCGCCAAGCTGGAGAATCCTGAATGAAAAGAGCCTATCTGGCCGCCGCCGCTGTCATCATGATGGCGGTGGGTGTTATGGGGCTGATGTTTGGCCTGAGCCCCCTCGTTGAAACACAGGTGCACCGGGGCATCCAGAACATCGGCATTTCTGGCGACGGCATCACGACACATGCTGCTGTGGACAGAGTGGAATTTTCGCCTCTCTCGCGCACACTGACCCTCTACGGCCTGCGCCTGCGTGGCGAAACGCCACAGGGCCCTCTTTCATACGAGGTGGCCGAAGCATCGCTGCGCATTCCCCTGCGCATGCTGCTGGCATACACGCCCTTGCGCCCCATGGTGCTCAGGGACGTGGGCATGATGCCCGTGGCAGAAAACATTGTGCTGCGCAAC contains:
- the nadB gene encoding L-aspartate oxidase is translated as MNSIRRHVPVLIIGSGVAGCTAALTLADSGCDVLLLNAGDRLADGNSELAQGGIIYQATPTPEHPSDAQALEKDILVAGHNYNYNKAVNFLCAQGPLCVDEVLINRAQVPFDRNEDGTFNLTREGGHSTPRILHCADFSGRAIMDGLSAQVMAHPRITRLHRRAAIDLLTSHHHARASQYRYEVRNRCLGAYVLNEETGETETILADWTVLATGGVGQVFLHSTNAPGCVGTGVSMAFRAGVDLANLEFMQFHPTALYEERSNRRSLITEAMRGEGARLLDHKGRAFMSDHDPRGDLAPRDVVAQAMMDEMLHNGAPCLYLDVSGVEQDIPTRFPTVYEKCREAGINILREPIPVVPAAHYFCGGVLTDIHGRTSLHGLYAIGECACTGLHGANRLASTSLLEALVWGVSSGKDLAHRVLAESGLPKALAAAIPDWRHEGDERRDDPALVAQDWANIRNTMWNYVGIARTEARLRRAFEDMRDLVRHIHDFYKRTRISRRLVDLFHGSQTSYIITQAALRNKVSIGCHHRVE
- the nadA gene encoding quinolinate synthase NadA, producing the protein MQDTSTAIASLKKQLGANLCIMGHHYQNDAIVRHCDITGDSLELARRVPGIEAAHIVFCGVYFMGESAALLAKPGQSVHLPSMDADCLMSRQTPAPLARKVLEQLAATGRKIIPLAYVNTDLALKAVVGEFGGAVCTSANAKIMMRWALDQGDGVLFLPDRHLGNNTAEALGIGENERHVLRVGAAGLVQPETQALDRKLLLWPGCCAIHARFEPDDVEAIRAEHPGCRVIAHPECRQEVIEACDGAGSTSYLIKEAARVAAEAPGSTLVVGTENNLVYRLAERHAGQCTIVPLGHAVCGNMAKVTEKKLLATLQNVAAGAASPLQIEEKLCPPARLSLTRMLEACGN